The following are from one region of the Gloeomargarita lithophora Alchichica-D10 genome:
- a CDS encoding replication restart DNA helicase PriA: MPSELVRCPNCGQYAQRSLQAESGWLETECSHCDYLLILHASSGQVIEAYAPGLYP, translated from the coding sequence ATGCCATCAGAACTGGTTCGTTGCCCCAACTGCGGTCAATATGCCCAACGTTCCCTACAGGCGGAGTCCGGTTGGCTGGAAACCGAATGTTCCCACTGTGATTACCTGCTGATTCTCCACGCCTCCAGCGGCCAGGTTATTGAAGCCTATGCGCCCGGACTTTATCCCTAA
- a CDS encoding glycosyltransferase, with protein MVQLRKSVWSNTLPVPGFRWLGVGIALLAGWKLMQVLPLLQAPAWLALPVTEPVTLWGIALTIAAVCWAITRLYPRPSTWSRLILLAIMLVLTGRYLLWRVLGTLRWESGGLVAFSLGFLALEVLSSAGGWIQLFLMAQTRDRRPEADLYGVAVTAGKYQPTVDILIPTYNEPAFILKRTILGCQALDYAPKTIYLLDDTRRPEIRALAQALGCAYLTRPDNRHAKAGNLNHALPLTQGELIAVFDADFIPTRNFLTRTVGFFQNSRVALVQTPQTFYNPDPVAHNLGLSAVLTPEEEIFYRQIQPMRDGVQGVICSGTSLVVRRAPLEAIGGFVTESLSEDYFTGVKLSAQGLEVIYLQEKLSAGLAAENMAAHISQRLRWAQGTLQGLFIPSNPLTIPGLNFKQRLAHLEGLLNWFGSWARVGFLLIPVLVALSNTLPFQATPAELIYYFMPYYLAQFIVFPWLNRQSRSILTADLYVLTTCWPVSVAVWQTLMRPFERGFRVTPKGLSNHKFTVNWPLVTPLVVFLGVNLACFVWFMLTQGWQWVWVWSIYNLIMLCLACLALVDAPQPSPYPWFPLQKLVQFQQGERTAWGLTEQLSELGASVTLTQGRLTPEPVTVTLPEVGLTLTAQPQHQETGRVTLAWTDVTLDQERKLIPLLFCRPGQWQERKVPSEWRSLGWLLQALVRWPLRHQLRDKVRAHRLQ; from the coding sequence ATGGTTCAGCTCCGTAAATCGGTTTGGTCTAATACGCTTCCCGTTCCCGGTTTCCGTTGGTTGGGGGTGGGAATTGCCCTGCTGGCGGGCTGGAAGCTCATGCAGGTTTTACCGTTATTGCAAGCCCCGGCGTGGTTGGCACTGCCCGTCACGGAACCTGTCACCCTCTGGGGGATCGCCCTGACAATTGCCGCAGTTTGTTGGGCAATTACCCGCCTCTATCCCCGTCCCAGCACCTGGTCACGGCTGATACTACTGGCGATCATGCTGGTGCTAACGGGGCGGTATTTGCTCTGGCGGGTGTTGGGTACCCTGCGCTGGGAATCCGGGGGGTTGGTGGCCTTTTCCCTGGGTTTTTTGGCTTTGGAGGTGCTGAGTTCCGCCGGGGGGTGGATTCAGTTGTTTTTGATGGCGCAAACCCGAGACCGCCGCCCGGAAGCGGATTTGTATGGCGTGGCGGTGACGGCGGGCAAGTATCAGCCAACGGTTGACATTCTCATCCCCACCTACAATGAACCGGCGTTTATCCTGAAACGGACGATTTTGGGGTGTCAAGCCCTGGATTATGCACCCAAAACCATCTATCTGCTGGATGATACCCGCCGCCCGGAGATAAGGGCACTGGCGCAGGCATTGGGCTGTGCATACCTCACCCGTCCCGATAACCGCCATGCCAAGGCGGGGAATTTGAACCACGCCCTGCCCTTGACCCAGGGGGAATTGATTGCGGTGTTTGATGCGGACTTTATCCCGACCCGCAATTTTCTCACCCGCACGGTGGGTTTTTTCCAAAATTCCCGGGTGGCTCTGGTGCAAACTCCCCAGACGTTTTATAACCCCGACCCGGTGGCGCACAATTTGGGTTTAAGTGCCGTGTTGACCCCGGAGGAGGAGATTTTTTACCGGCAGATTCAACCGATGCGGGACGGGGTGCAGGGGGTGATTTGTTCCGGGACTTCTTTGGTGGTGCGGCGGGCACCTTTAGAGGCCATCGGCGGCTTTGTGACGGAATCCCTGAGCGAAGACTATTTCACCGGGGTCAAACTCTCAGCCCAAGGACTGGAGGTAATTTATCTCCAAGAGAAACTCAGTGCTGGTCTAGCGGCGGAAAATATGGCCGCCCACATCAGCCAACGCCTGCGCTGGGCACAGGGAACCTTGCAGGGCTTGTTTATTCCCAGCAATCCTCTGACTATTCCGGGGCTGAATTTTAAGCAACGGTTAGCCCATTTGGAAGGGTTGCTAAATTGGTTTGGCTCCTGGGCACGGGTGGGGTTTTTGTTGATCCCTGTCCTGGTAGCACTCAGCAATACCCTGCCGTTTCAAGCGACCCCGGCGGAGTTGATTTATTACTTCATGCCCTATTATTTGGCGCAATTTATCGTTTTTCCTTGGCTAAATCGCCAGAGCCGTTCGATTCTCACAGCGGATTTGTATGTGTTGACCACCTGCTGGCCGGTGAGTGTGGCGGTGTGGCAAACCTTGATGCGTCCCTTTGAGCGGGGATTTCGGGTCACGCCCAAGGGGTTAAGCAATCACAAATTCACCGTCAACTGGCCGTTGGTGACTCCCTTGGTGGTGTTTTTGGGGGTGAATCTTGCCTGTTTCGTTTGGTTTATGCTCACCCAGGGTTGGCAATGGGTCTGGGTATGGAGTATTTATAATTTAATTATGTTGTGCTTAGCTTGTCTGGCCTTAGTGGATGCGCCCCAACCCTCCCCCTACCCTTGGTTTCCTCTACAAAAGCTGGTGCAATTTCAGCAGGGAGAACGTACCGCCTGGGGGTTGACCGAGCAATTATCCGAATTGGGTGCCAGCGTCACCCTCACCCAGGGGCGATTGACCCCGGAGCCAGTCACCGTGACCCTGCCGGAAGTGGGTTTGACCCTAACAGCACAACCCCAGCATCAAGAAACAGGGCGGGTGACCTTGGCTTGGACTGACGTGACCCTTGACCAGGAGCGAAAACTCATTCCTCTGCTGTTTTGCCGACCGGGGCAATGGCAGGAGCGCAAAGTGCCGAGTGAATGGCGTTCCCTGGGGTGGCTATTGCAGGCGTTGGTGCGTTGGCCTCTGCGACACCAACTTAGGGATAAAGTCCGGGCGCATAGGCTTCAATAA